The Cardiobacteriaceae bacterium TAE3-ERU3 nucleotide sequence TGCACCATCGGTATTGATGCCGGATTGAAACCACGTCCAAGTATCCATCAGCTCTGCATGCGGAAAACGCTTGGCAATTTCACGAACCATCGCCTGTGTGGATGCCAGTGCAACCTCATATTCAGGTACGCCTTCTTTTATTGCGGCAACCAATGCTGCTCCACCCACATCACAAACCTGCGCACCCTGCTTAATATGGGCTATTTCTTCAGCCGACTTAATCATGCGCATATGCATACACGCCGTACTGACATCAGCAAATTCAACCTCTGGCAAGGCCGCCTGTAAGCGGGAAAATCGCTCTAACGGCAAATGATCAAACTCGATACCAACCCGCCCTTTGTTTGCAACCAACTCACGCACAGCTCGGTAATAATTATCGCGGTTCCAATCGGTGTAAACCAAGTTATCTCCATTAACCGTACGCCACCATGGTTGTCCACCATCAATATTTGCTGAAATAGTAGTCAGCGTATCTTGCGTCACGACCAGCCCATACGACCGGCCAAATTGGCAAAACATGAAGTCGCTGTAGTAATTAATGTTGTGGTAGGACGTAAATAACACACTGTCGAGCCGTTCTTTAAGCATATAAGCGCGCAACTTCTCGACCCTGCGCGCAAATTCTGCAGCCGAAAACATCGACTCAACCTTTTCGCCATTATGAATGCGCAACAAATCAGGTAAATCTGCCACCGTCGTTATCGACATCTCCAACCTCCATAAACTTGCTTTACTTTAAATTCATCCTAGCTTAGTTTATGAGTCATAAATATTCCCAAACCGACCAATAACACGCAAAAAACGACAATGACCACCTATACCATCAGCTTTTTACTTCTCGATGGATTTTCAATGATCGCCTTCACTAACCTCGTCGAGCCGCTACGCATTGCCAACTACTTGCTTCATAGCACAGCTTACTCATGGCAAATCTCCGGCTTTGGTCAGGCTGCGACACAAGCCAGTAATGCACTCACGCTTAACCACACACACGAACCCGATGCACTACTCAACGCAGATATGCTGATCGTCTGTGGTGGCTACGACTTACGCCACACCATCAACTCAAAAGTACGCCAGCTGATAAACCGCGCCGCGGCACGAAAATTGATTCTCGGCGGAGCTTGCACCGGAGCTGTGGCACTCGCAGATGCGGGTCAGCTCAACAACTACGCAGCCACGTTGCACTGGGAAAACCTCAGTGCCGCACGCGAACAATATCCATCAACCCATTTCCGGCAAAACCTGTTTATTGCCGACCGTGACCGCCTCACTTGCTCCGGAGGCACTTCAGCACTCGATATGGCATTGCATATTATCTCCAGCCATCACGAACCAACATTGCTCACACGTATTGCGGACATATTCATGATCGAACACATCCGCCCTACCGCTGCTTTGCAACACATGCCACCGCACATCCCACCCGGCAACACCCATAAGCACTTAAGAGACGCACTTATCATCATGCAGAACACCATCAGCGACCCCATTCCCACAGCTGACATCGCAGACAAGATCCACCTCTCATCCCGCCAGCTTGAGCGCCTGTTCAAGCAACACTTGAGCACCAGCCCGGCTCGCCATTACACCCGTTTACGCCTAGAGCACGCCCGATCACTCTTACTACAAACTGACCTTAGCATCACAGCAATCAGCACTGCCTGCGGCTTTAGTACAGTGTCAAACTTTTGTAAAAGCTACCAAAAACACTATCAAATCACGCCCGGAGCTCAGCGCAAAAACATTGCCATATTTTGAGATTGGCAAAAAATGTGAATTTATACGACAATAGGCATTACCTCGAATCATCTATATGGAGAAATAAGATGCAAGAACAAAAACTCACTTTGACTAACGCTTCAGGCCTGCACGCCCGTCCGGCAAAAGACTTTGTCCAAATCGCAAAAGGCTTTGAAAGCAGCATCACGATTGTCAAAGGCGACAACAGCTACAACGGCAAATCACTGATGAAGCTTCTGCAAGCTGGCCTTGCTCAGAATGACGAGCTGACCCTGCAAGCAGACGGGGCTGATGAAGCCGATGCGATCACAGCACTGACTGACTTCATCAACAACCTCGACGAATAGTTCGAATCAAAAAAGCGGTCATCATGGCCGCTTTTGCACAAGTGAATGACTGTGATCTAAATTAAAGGTACACACGCATCAATAAGCAGCATCATGCATGCATTGCTGTACCAAACCGAAACGGAGTAATCATGAATATATACAAAGGACTCGCTGCCTCACCTGGAATTTCTGAAGGTGTACTGTGGCATTATCGGCCACAGCAACCGAAAGTTGATTCACGCACCATCGATGAGTCGGAAATCAGTACGGAACAACAGTCTTTTCATGATGCCCGTAAAACGGTCGATACGCACTTAGCAGCTATTTTTGAGCGCGTACTCGCCAAGCAAGGCAAAGAAGAAGCAGAGATTTTTGCCAGCCACCGTGAACTGCTTGACGATGAAGAACTCGTTGGCGATATCGTTAGCCTGATCAACGACGACAAGCTCACTGCTACTGCAGCGGTCAAGAGTTATCTCGATGATGCCGCCGAAACCATGCGCCAGCTCGATGATCCATACTTGCAAGAACGTGCTGCCGAGTTCCTCGATTTGCAGAAAAATATCTTACTCGCACTCAATGGCCTCCCACTTGCCGGCCTTGGCAACGTCGCTAATAACAGCATTATCGTCGCTGAAGATCTCACGCCAAGCGAAACTGCACAGCTCGATATCGATGATGTGCGCGGCTTCGTTCTTGAGCGCGGCGGCCTGACCAGCCACGTTGCGATCCTCGCACGCAACCTCGGCTTACCAGCCGTGATGGGCTTAAGCAATATCATGAGTGCTGGAAAAGATGGCGACAAAGCGCTGATTGACGGCAGTACAGGTACTTTTATTATCGAACCTGATCAAGCAACTCAGCGTATTTATGCGCAAAAGCACGAAGAGCAGAACCGCCGCAAAGCCGAGTATGCCAAGCTGTATGGCAAACCAGCTGTCACCAAGGACGGCGTACACTTCCCACTCTATTCCAACATTGGCTCCTCCGCCAATTTGCACCTGATCGAAGAGAATGGCAGCGAAGGCATCGGCTTATTCCGCTCTGAATTCCTGTTTATGGAAAGTGCTCAGGCACCAAGTGAGGAAGAGCAGCTTAAGGTCTATCAGGAAGTTGTTGAGCACATGGAAGGCAAGCCGGTTATTCTGCGCTTGCTCGACATCGGCGGCGACAAACCACTCAATTACATGGACTTCAAAAGCGAAGACAACCCATTCCTTGGCTGGCGTGGCGTGCGTCTGTATAAAGATCACCCGGAAATTTTCCTCAGCCAGATTCGCGCAGCGTTACGCGCATCAGCCTTTGGTGACCTGCGCATTATGGTGCCGATGGTCATTGGTGTTGATGAAATCCGCTGGGTTAAAGAGCAGTGCAAAGAGCAAGCTGAGAAGCTTCAAGCAGAAGGATTTAAGGTCAACCCTGATATCCAAGTCGGTATCATGATTGAAACCCCGGCTTCAGCCATGGTCGCACCACAGCTGGCCAAAGTTGCTGATTTCTTCAGCATCGGCACCAACGATCTCACGCAATATACCCTTGCAGTGGATCGCGGTAATACACGCATTTCCGAACTTTACGACAGCCTGCATCCGGCCGTATTACGCCTGATGGACATCACCTGCCAAGCCGCGCATGAAGCTGGCATCGAAGTTGGCATTTGTGGAGAAATGGGCGGGCAAGCAGAAGCCACTCCATTACTCGTCGGCATGGGTATGGATGAAATTTCTATTTCTGGCCATGGCGTACCTGCAGTTAAATACGACATCATGCACCTTGAGCAAAAAGCCTGCCGTGAGCTACTCAATCGAGCTATTGCCGCGGAAGACAGCACCGAAGTCAGAGCCTTAATTCAGGATTTTATTAACCATTAAAAATCTATTGACTCAGTATTGATATAGGGCGTTATTATTAACGCCCTATTTTTTTGTCTGCAAAGGTACCCATTATGCTGATAACCACAGGCCTCATTGCAACCAATGAGTGCATTACAGATAAGGATGCAGCCCTGACCCGACTGACTGAGCTGCTTGTAGAGAATAATAAAGTTGAAGCAAGCTATATTGAAGGCATGCGTGCTCGCGAACAACAGATCAACACCTATCTCGATCAAGGTATTGCCATTCCACACGGCACACCAGAAAGCCGATGTGATATTCACGAAACAGCTATTGCTTTTCTGCAAGTTCCAAACGGGATTGCCTGGGGTGAACAGGGAGAAACAGCTACCCTCTTGATCGGCATTGCAGCCAAAGGTGATGAGCACCTCGATATTCTGCGCCGATTAACAGGCATTCTCGATGACGAGCAGACTTTACACACCCTAAAAACCACCAATGACAAAGCACTGATTGCGCGGATTCTCAATGGTGAGGAAAGTGGCAACGCTAAGACTGAGGCACCTACAAATACCGAAGCATCGCTATCCGAACAAAGCACCGAATCCAAGGGGCTGATTATCGGTGTCACCTCTTGCCCTACCGGTATTGCCCATACTTTTATGGCAGCAGAGAGCCTAAACAATGCTGCTAAAGCGCTTGGTTACCGCGTCAACATTGAGACTCAGGGCAGCGTCGGTACTCAAGATACGCTAAGTGATAGGGATATCAGCGACGCTGAAGTCGTTATCATTGCATCTGATACCAGCGTCGATCTAAGCCGCTTTAATGGCAAACGCATTTACCAAACTAACACCAAGGCTGCCATCAATAATGGACGGGCTACAATCGAAAGAGCACTTGCAGAAGCTTCTCTCTTAAACAAACGCAGCAGCAACAACGCACAACAGGCATCACCACAATCAAGCACATCTGCACTGTCATCCGTCTATAAACACTTGATGACTGGTGTCTCTTTCATGCTGCCCTTTGTCGTCGCTGGTGGCTTGCTGATTGCACTTGGCTTTGCCTTTGGCTCATGGCAGTTTGGCGATCAGGGCATCTATATTTATGAGGCTGAATACGCAGGCAGCATCGGGCAAGTATTATTTAATACCGGTAAAGCAGCCTTTGCGCTATTTGTGCCAATACTCGGCGGTTATATTGCCTATTCTATTGCCGGCCGCGCTGCTATTGCCCCGGGTATGGTTGGCGGTTTTCTCGCTAATAGCGAAGGAAGCGGGTTTATTGGTGCGATCATTGCCGGTTTCATTGCCGGTTACCTGATTGCAGCGCTGACCAAATGGATCAAATTACCCAAATCCCTCGATGGTCTCAAACCAATTTTGATCTTGCCATTGCTTGGCACCATGATTGTCGGCTTACTGATGTTCTACCTGATCGGCGATCCTGTTACAAGCCTCAATAATAGCCTCACCACCTGGCTGCAATCCATCAGTGGCGTCAATGCTGCTGTGCTTGGTCTCATCCTCGGCGCAATGATGGCTGTCGATATGGGTGGACCAATCAATAAAGCAGCGTATGTTTTTGCAACCGGCCTCATCGGTTCGGAAGTCTATGCGCCAATGGCAGCCGTCATGGCTGCTGGGATGACGCCACCGTTGGCCATTTTTTTCGCCAGCATCATACGCCGTAATTTATTTAGCACAGAAGAACGCGAAGCAGCCAAAGCAGCTGGTGTCATGGGCCTGGCCTTCATTACCGAGGGTGCTATTCCCTTTGCTGCACGTGACCCATTGCGCGTCATCCCCGCATTGATTGCCGGTAGTGCAATAGCTGGTGCGATGAGTATGGCTTTTGATTGCTTACTGCGCGCACCACACGGTGGCCTATTCGTATTATTCGTGCCCAATGCAGTCAGCAATCTTGCTATGTATATTCTCAGCATTGTGATCGGAACGGCCGTCAGTACTGCGGCTTTGATTTTGCTGAAGCCGCGCGTTAGTGGCCAAGCCGTAAACGCACCAACACAAGCTTAAGCCAGCATCAGTGCATGTAGTCAGCGTGTGTCAGTACCCTCAGGTATTGGCATACGCTCGGTACTACAGCGCAAGCAGCAATACCTAGCCAAATATGGCATTAGAGTATGCCGCAAGAATAGGATGAAAGATGAAGCAAACAAAAATCAGTTTTCCACAGGGTTTTCTATGGGGCGGTGCTACTGCTGCAAATCAGCTTGAAGGCGCAAGTGATATCGGTGGTAAAGGGCTATCAAGCGCTGATGTGATTCCTTTTGTTCCACCCGAGAAACGGGTGCAAGATCATACAATGGAAATCAGCAGTGATACTTTAGCCCGAGTCGTATCAGGTAACTTCAAAGGCCACTTCCCCAAGCGCCACGGTATTGACTTCTATCATACCTACGAGCACGACCTCGCATTAATGAAAGAAATGGGCTTTAAAGCATTTCGTATTTCTATCGCATGGACGCGTATTTTCCCTCAGGGAGATGAGCGTCAACCCAATGAAGCAGGGCTCGCATTTTACGATCGCCTTATCGACTGCATCATCAAGAATGGCATGCAGCCCGTCGTCACGCTATCACATTATGAAACGCCCATCGGCCTGACTCAAAAGTGGAATTCATGGATAGATAGGAGGACGATTGATTGCTTTGTCCATTTTGCTGATACTTGCTTCAAGCGCTACACAGATCGCGTAAAATACTGGATAAATTTCAATGAAATAAACATGATACTACACTCGCCTTTTACTGGCGGAGGTGTACTCATCGACCGTATCCCTGAAAAGCAGCAACAGCAGGCAAAATATCAAGCACTCCATCACACCTATGTCGCCAGTGCCATAGCCGCACAAAAATTGCATGAGACAAACCCGAATGCACTCATGGGCTGCATGTTAGCTGCTACCCCGACTTACCCCCTAACCAGCGATCCTCAAGATGTTTGGAAAGCCCAGCAAGTTAATAAAGTACGCTGTTTACAGTTCGCCGATATCTTTGTGCGCGGTGAATATCCCGGCTACATGGAAAGATTTTTGCGCGAACACAATATTAAAATACACAGAAGCCAAGAAGATTTGGCACTGATGAAAGCAAACCCTGTAGATTATATTTCACTCAGCTACTACATGAGTGCCTGCGTTAGCAGTAGTGAAGATACAGCGAAACCCGGCAACTTAGTACAAGGCGTGGATAACCCCTACCTCACAAAAAGTGATTGGGGGTGGCCAATCGACCCCATGGGGTTGCGTATATTACTCAATGAACTTTGGGAACGTTATCAAAAGCCTTTGTTTATTGTCGAAAATGGCCTTGGCGCTCAAGACGAAGTGAGCGCTGACGGGAAGATTCACGATATTTATCGCATAAACTATTTACGCCAACATATTCAGGCCGTTAAAGAAGCACTCAAAGATGGTGTGTGCTTGATTGGCTACCTCAGCTGGGCGCCTATTGATTTGATCAGCATGAGTACAGCACAAATGAGTAAGCGATACGGGTTTATCTATGTAGATCAAGACGACTACATGCAAGGCAGCAAAAAGCGAATTAGAAAGGATTCTTTTTATTGGTATCAAAAAGTTATCTCAAACAATGGAGAAATTTTATAGCATTCATTGATTATTTAATCATCTCTTTCTGAAATAAACACAATTGTCAATCGACTAAAATGGTTATAATACAAATTGGTAATTGTTTCCACCAAAACGAATCAGCCATTTTTAGGATAAATACAGAAGGAGAATAAATGTCAAATTTATTTGCTAATTTGCAGAAAGTCGGTAAGGCTCTCATGCTGCCTGTATCGGTATTACCCGTTGCAGGCATTTTACTGGGTGTTGGTGCTGCTCATTTCAGCTGGTTGCCAGAAATTGTTTCAAACATTATGGAACAAGCAGGTAGCTCAGTATTTGGACAAATGCCATTACTGTTTGCCATCGGTGTTGTTTTAGGCTTCACAAGAAATGATGGCGTTGCCGCTTTAGCCGCTGTCGTCGGTTATGGCATTTTACAGGCAACATTGGTTGTCATGGCACCTGTTGTTGGTGTAGAAGCCATTGATACTGGTGTTTTGGGTGGTATTTTGGCTGGTGCTGTCGCAGCTTGGGCATTCAACCAATTCTACAGAATGACACTGCCGAGTTATCTGGGCTTCTTCGCTGGCAAGCGTTCAGTTCCTATTATCACCGGCTTCCTCTCTATCCTTTTAGGTCTGATTCTGTCTGTCGTATGGCCGCCAATCGGTCATGCAATAGCCGTCTTCTCATCTTGGGCCGCAGAACAAAGTCCAGAATTTGCATTCGGTATTTACGGTGTCATTGAGCGTACGCTGATCCCGACAGGCCTGCATCATATCTGGAACGTACCGTTCTTCTTCGAAGCGGGAACTTGTGTTGATGCCTCAGGCGCTACACAGCACGGCATCGTAACCTGCTACTTGTCTGCTACCGAAGCAACCCGTACTCCGGAAATGAGCTACTTTGGGCAGCTCGCGGGCGGCTACTTATTCAAGATGTTTGGTTTACCAGCTGCGGCAATCGCTATTTGGCGCGCAGCCAAGCCTGAGAACCGCAAGATCGTTGGCGGTTTAATGATTTCTGCTGCATTGACGTCATTCCTGACCGGGATCACCGAACCAATTGAGTTTGCATTCCTGTTTGTTGCACCAATCCTATATGGCGTCCACGTTCTGCTTGCTGGTTGTGCTTATGTGCTAACCAACATGCTCGGTATCGTTCACGGTACGTCTTTCTCACACGGCTTGATTGACTTCATCGTACTGTCTGGCCATTCTCAAAAAATCTGGTTGCTCATCATCTTAGGATTGATTTACGCAGCTCTTTATTATGTGATTTTCACTGTTCTGATTAAAAAATTGGATTTGAAAACACCTGGTCGAGATGCTGATTTAACAGTCGATACTCAAGATAATGCTAGTGGCGCAGGCAATAACAGCATAGCTCAAGCATTAGTCGAAGCTTATGGTGGCAAAGAAAATATTGACAACCTAGACGCCTGCATCACTCGTTTGCGCATCACAGTCAAAGATGTCAATGCAGTCGATCAGGGCAAGCTCAAAGCGTTAGGCGCTGCGGGTGTATACGTTGCTGGCAAAGGTGTACAAGCAATCTTTGGCACCAGATCCGATAACCTGAAAACGGACATGGAAGACTGGATCAAATCCGGTACAACGAGTACTCAAGCACCAGCACAACCTGTGACCAAAGCAGAGCCAACACCTAAAGCAACGAATGAAACACCTACCATTCCTGCTGATTGGCGTATGCCATTAGAGGGTGAGGTTATTCCTTTAGCCGAAGTACCTGATCAAGTCTTTGCTGAAGGTACTATGGGTGCAGGCTTTGCAATCAAGCCAACAGGTAAACAAGTAGTTTCACCTGTAGCTGGCAAAGTAAGCTTTGTATTCCCAACCAAACATGCTGTAGGTATTATTACGGACAGTGGTTTGGAAGTCCTTATCCACTTGGGCATCGATACAGTCAAGCTGAAAGGCGAAGGCTTCACCAGCTTGGTTCAAGAAGGTGATGACGTCGTTGCTGGTACGCCGCTGATTGAGGCTGACTGGTCAGTCATTGGGCCGCAAGTACCGAGTATCATTAGCCCAATTATTTTCACTAATTTTACAGACGGTGAAGAAGTGGCGATTATTGATAATAAGCCTGTGATCAAATCCTAACTTTATAATCCAAAGTTGGTATACAGCAATGGCTCTGGATCATATCCAGAGCCATTTTTGTTTCAGCAGTCATTTTGGGGAATACAGGCCTATCCATTCCTCAGAGCGGAATTTATTCACAAAGTAAAATAGCGATACATACCACGCAGCGGTGTAGCAAAAGCCTTGGTCTGTTACTGGGTCGCGCTTAAAATATCAGGAACATCCCAATGGTATTCCCATTGAAATTATTAGCTATGAAGGACAGCAGAGCTATACAGGATTCTGGCAGATAACGGCTAGATAATACCTTTACACCATTAAACAAGCGTTCTCAATAATCCAACCTAAAACACAGGAAATATAAAATGATATATAAATGGATGAATGCTGATTCACGCTATGCGCAATACGATGGAAAAGAAGAAGTTGATGACACGGCTATTACATGGATGAGCCCCGTTCTTGGTGATCCATTACCGCCATTGTCACAATGGCGTACCCCAACTCTGACACAGTATATTGGCGATAATAGTAGTAAATCATCCAAAATCATTGCTGATTGTGTGAGAGGGCTTTCACCCTACATTAACCAAAAATCAGTCGATGCCCTGGCAGATATATGGGACAAGCATGCCACTTTATATCCCGTGATATTGGATGACAGACCTAATGAGCCTTATTATATGGTAGTGGTAAACACAGTGATTGATTGTATTGACCGCGAAGCATCAATTGGCAATATTGACAAAAATACGCTACACGGCAAAAAAGGCTACTTTAGTGGCATTACTCAATGGGTATTTAGAGAAGATGAGATTGGTGATAATGATATATTTGTATTACCAGATGATCCATCTACTAACTATGTGACAGAAAGGTTCAAACAACGGGTTATCGAAGCAGAATTGACAGGATTTGGTTTTGTGACAGAACAATTTGACGATAATCCATTTGTTTCTTAGGCCAACTCTGCTATTTTTTGTAGTATAAAAAGACCCCAGAAAACAGTTACAGCTCATAAAAGCCAGGCATTGTTCTGGTTTTATTTTTTGGCTACCTTGCGACCATGTTTCTCGAGTTCGGCTGTAGTTTATGCGCCACTCACGGCCTTACTTTTTCAAGATATAAAAAACGCCCCAATGTTTCCATTGAGGCGCTGATATCAGCCAGCTAATTCAACTGACTTACTGTTAGGCTTGATACCACTCAAGCAATTCCAAAGATTGATCAAGGCAAATGATATCTTCAACGCGGCGGTTGATGATACTGCCAAGGTCATCACGATCAATATAATGTGCCGGTGTGGTTACACTCATGCGCAACGCACTTTCAAGGTCGGCCTTCATATAACGCACTGCATTTTGCAGGCAACGCAATAAGGTGACGTGTGCACCTGCCAAAGAACCGAACTCATTGACGAGGCGATCTTCTTCGACGAATACCTTTTGCCCAGTAAGATCAAAACTCTTAATGTCGGTACCAATGGTATGCATTGAATCTGTGACCAACATCAAATGGTCATCACCAAGCAAGCGATAAGCAGTTTCCAACGCATAAGGGTGACTGTGCACTGCGTCGGCAATAATACCAGCGTACAAGCCCAAGCTAACCGCACTACCCACAGGACCAGGATCACGGCCACTAACCGGGCGCATCGCATTATACAAGTGGGTAATACCAGTCAAGCCCTCAGCGACGGCACTGCGCAAATCTTCATGGGTTGCCATGCTGTGCGCCATATTGACGTTCAGCCCCATTTCTGCGAAGCGAGCAACAGTACCTTTTGGCACTTGCTCAGGTGCAAGGGAAACGATACTGTGCTGTAACACATCCGCATACTGTTCAAAACAAGCAAAATCACTGTCATCCGGTATGCGAATAAAATCAGGGCGATGCGTACCTTTTTTCTCGACACACAGGAATGGGCCTTCAAAATGCCCACCAATCAAACCGGGAATACCGGCTTTGATACCATCAGCCACCGAGGCAATGGCCTTATGGTATTTGTCTTGTGTATCAGTGATAAAGGTTGGCAACATTGCAACCGTACCAAATTGACGGTGTCCGGCAAGAATAGTCTTGATGCCATCATGAGAATAATCGTCATTAAACAGCACACCGCCACCACCGTTGGCCTGCGTTTCGACAAATCCCGGTGTCAGAACGCCATCTATAACGATTGGTTCAACGCCGTCAGGACATTGCTCGAGTGCCACGATTGCCTTCGTCACGCCATTTTCGACTTTGAGCAAGTAATCGTCGCGCAATTTGCCTTTATGAAATAGCTGTTGAGGTTGATAGTACTGTGTCATGACTAACTCTCCATTAAATAAAGTGAATTAAATCCCGTCGTCGTCAGCGGCGTCCTGTTTTTTCTGCGCCTGACTGGCGAGTTTATCTGAATACAGCGTCATACATTCCTGAGCACTGCTGATAAGCTCTCGAGCAAAGGCTTTTAAATCATCTGCATCATCTCGTTCTACGCAAGCTTCTGTCAGCATTTGCAAATTCGCACCGCTAACCACTTCAGCATTAGGTAGAGCTGTGGCGAGTGCCGCACATTCACGGAATGGTGTGCCGCCGATAATGTCGGTAAGGAAAAGAATTGGGCCATCTGCACTTTCTACACATGCACTAAGCTTTTCACGCAGTACTTCAGGGGTCATGCCTTCACTAAAGTTCACCGCATCGCAGGCTGGGCTGTCACCGCATAACAAACGGGCTC carries:
- a CDS encoding M24 family metallopeptidase, with protein sequence MSITTVADLPDLLRIHNGEKVESMFSAAEFARRVEKLRAYMLKERLDSVLFTSYHNINYYSDFMFCQFGRSYGLVVTQDTLTTISANIDGGQPWWRTVNGDNLVYTDWNRDNYYRAVRELVANKGRVGIEFDHLPLERFSRLQAALPEVEFADVSTACMHMRMIKSAEEIAHIKQGAQVCDVGGAALVAAIKEGVPEYEVALASTQAMVREIAKRFPHAELMDTWTWFQSGINTDGAHNPVTSRRVQRGDILSLNCFSMIGGYYTALERTLFFGEPDAASRKLWAVNIEVHEAGLSMLKPGLRCCDVAKELNKIFKHYGLLKYRTFGYGHSFGVLSHYFGREAGLEFREDVETVLEPGMVVSIEPMIMLPDGQPGAGGYREHDILVITENGAENITGFPYGPAHNIIAA
- a CDS encoding GlxA family transcriptional regulator produces the protein MTTYTISFLLLDGFSMIAFTNLVEPLRIANYLLHSTAYSWQISGFGQAATQASNALTLNHTHEPDALLNADMLIVCGGYDLRHTINSKVRQLINRAAARKLILGGACTGAVALADAGQLNNYAATLHWENLSAAREQYPSTHFRQNLFIADRDRLTCSGGTSALDMALHIISSHHEPTLLTRIADIFMIEHIRPTAALQHMPPHIPPGNTHKHLRDALIIMQNTISDPIPTADIADKIHLSSRQLERLFKQHLSTSPARHYTRLRLEHARSLLLQTDLSITAISTACGFSTVSNFCKSYQKHYQITPGAQRKNIAIF
- a CDS encoding HPr family phosphocarrier protein, encoding MQEQKLTLTNASGLHARPAKDFVQIAKGFESSITIVKGDNSYNGKSLMKLLQAGLAQNDELTLQADGADEADAITALTDFINNLDE
- the ptsP gene encoding phosphoenolpyruvate--protein phosphotransferase: MNIYKGLAASPGISEGVLWHYRPQQPKVDSRTIDESEISTEQQSFHDARKTVDTHLAAIFERVLAKQGKEEAEIFASHRELLDDEELVGDIVSLINDDKLTATAAVKSYLDDAAETMRQLDDPYLQERAAEFLDLQKNILLALNGLPLAGLGNVANNSIIVAEDLTPSETAQLDIDDVRGFVLERGGLTSHVAILARNLGLPAVMGLSNIMSAGKDGDKALIDGSTGTFIIEPDQATQRIYAQKHEEQNRRKAEYAKLYGKPAVTKDGVHFPLYSNIGSSANLHLIEENGSEGIGLFRSEFLFMESAQAPSEEEQLKVYQEVVEHMEGKPVILRLLDIGGDKPLNYMDFKSEDNPFLGWRGVRLYKDHPEIFLSQIRAALRASAFGDLRIMVPMVIGVDEIRWVKEQCKEQAEKLQAEGFKVNPDIQVGIMIETPASAMVAPQLAKVADFFSIGTNDLTQYTLAVDRGNTRISELYDSLHPAVLRLMDITCQAAHEAGIEVGICGEMGGQAEATPLLVGMGMDEISISGHGVPAVKYDIMHLEQKACRELLNRAIAAEDSTEVRALIQDFINH
- a CDS encoding fructose-specific PTS transporter subunit EIIC yields the protein MLITTGLIATNECITDKDAALTRLTELLVENNKVEASYIEGMRAREQQINTYLDQGIAIPHGTPESRCDIHETAIAFLQVPNGIAWGEQGETATLLIGIAAKGDEHLDILRRLTGILDDEQTLHTLKTTNDKALIARILNGEESGNAKTEAPTNTEASLSEQSTESKGLIIGVTSCPTGIAHTFMAAESLNNAAKALGYRVNIETQGSVGTQDTLSDRDISDAEVVIIASDTSVDLSRFNGKRIYQTNTKAAINNGRATIERALAEASLLNKRSSNNAQQASPQSSTSALSSVYKHLMTGVSFMLPFVVAGGLLIALGFAFGSWQFGDQGIYIYEAEYAGSIGQVLFNTGKAAFALFVPILGGYIAYSIAGRAAIAPGMVGGFLANSEGSGFIGAIIAGFIAGYLIAALTKWIKLPKSLDGLKPILILPLLGTMIVGLLMFYLIGDPVTSLNNSLTTWLQSISGVNAAVLGLILGAMMAVDMGGPINKAAYVFATGLIGSEVYAPMAAVMAAGMTPPLAIFFASIIRRNLFSTEEREAAKAAGVMGLAFITEGAIPFAARDPLRVIPALIAGSAIAGAMSMAFDCLLRAPHGGLFVLFVPNAVSNLAMYILSIVIGTAVSTAALILLKPRVSGQAVNAPTQA
- a CDS encoding glycoside hydrolase family 1 protein, with translation MKQTKISFPQGFLWGGATAANQLEGASDIGGKGLSSADVIPFVPPEKRVQDHTMEISSDTLARVVSGNFKGHFPKRHGIDFYHTYEHDLALMKEMGFKAFRISIAWTRIFPQGDERQPNEAGLAFYDRLIDCIIKNGMQPVVTLSHYETPIGLTQKWNSWIDRRTIDCFVHFADTCFKRYTDRVKYWINFNEINMILHSPFTGGGVLIDRIPEKQQQQAKYQALHHTYVASAIAAQKLHETNPNALMGCMLAATPTYPLTSDPQDVWKAQQVNKVRCLQFADIFVRGEYPGYMERFLREHNIKIHRSQEDLALMKANPVDYISLSYYMSACVSSSEDTAKPGNLVQGVDNPYLTKSDWGWPIDPMGLRILLNELWERYQKPLFIVENGLGAQDEVSADGKIHDIYRINYLRQHIQAVKEALKDGVCLIGYLSWAPIDLISMSTAQMSKRYGFIYVDQDDYMQGSKKRIRKDSFYWYQKVISNNGEIL
- the ptsG gene encoding PTS glucose transporter subunit IIBC; its protein translation is MSNLFANLQKVGKALMLPVSVLPVAGILLGVGAAHFSWLPEIVSNIMEQAGSSVFGQMPLLFAIGVVLGFTRNDGVAALAAVVGYGILQATLVVMAPVVGVEAIDTGVLGGILAGAVAAWAFNQFYRMTLPSYLGFFAGKRSVPIITGFLSILLGLILSVVWPPIGHAIAVFSSWAAEQSPEFAFGIYGVIERTLIPTGLHHIWNVPFFFEAGTCVDASGATQHGIVTCYLSATEATRTPEMSYFGQLAGGYLFKMFGLPAAAIAIWRAAKPENRKIVGGLMISAALTSFLTGITEPIEFAFLFVAPILYGVHVLLAGCAYVLTNMLGIVHGTSFSHGLIDFIVLSGHSQKIWLLIILGLIYAALYYVIFTVLIKKLDLKTPGRDADLTVDTQDNASGAGNNSIAQALVEAYGGKENIDNLDACITRLRITVKDVNAVDQGKLKALGAAGVYVAGKGVQAIFGTRSDNLKTDMEDWIKSGTTSTQAPAQPVTKAEPTPKATNETPTIPADWRMPLEGEVIPLAEVPDQVFAEGTMGAGFAIKPTGKQVVSPVAGKVSFVFPTKHAVGIITDSGLEVLIHLGIDTVKLKGEGFTSLVQEGDDVVAGTPLIEADWSVIGPQVPSIISPIIFTNFTDGEEVAIIDNKPVIKS